The Nothobranchius furzeri strain GRZ-AD chromosome 8, NfurGRZ-RIMD1, whole genome shotgun sequence genome includes a region encoding these proteins:
- the LOC129163973 gene encoding uncharacterized protein: MDSCGEWEEEELDRLLTRPPDKTCWENWRGGILCCIGLLICVVAISFISMPVSRVVTLKTTAVVKGWVHKRPGTLDLPRVSCLTPHEENFNATQWMEYCKAVTQGCPIPDPGEACSPTSTGWLMWLEQLNNVTGSHNSTYGLLGWEEGKLKVWDFTVDVQPVECITKIYHFGVLTVWGEYITGFDKVSDCMIFRLLAFPNGTAAGNDSWAMEGGSLPPMSQLIAPQDADTAVTPHLRRQTRAAKEQTKGHRLPSPQSIWLDRTKAFSAYKMIPLGKGKQLLPMTLHVTPKGVKLNFIHAPHVLNRSLIDGMTEYFMIIPRLAWDKGEADSVWRCIKKLTSDPKYPRTWWNNYIWKLMSLGGHVRGPFPGMIPKTSHDAWLVNSTSKRWALNVSYEMWTEDVHGLMGHFAPNGFDKPGRVTEYDVLFGQWWATNLTEGVLECRPKERLGSTIFWMANLLALLNPATVPTIKDVNVKKGVNMTPPFVRMEKHGSLIELTMVRSQGPHLDDLYSTPAYSKFRFMNMTWGHYTGELRDLEYDYAYREQALRFREAHWVRNSLLTRWCRSDACFRTLAQPATKIAVRNGKNVYNPYELGGFVDPHGYPHWWHSNWSSYVVWDSENFPSLGVGWGYFANSKGPKACFCQEDIDAVEYRSDLGIWPFQAWIPVGGGRWEQNCSGSFHFPNRTGTCWLSERARMSDWEFVQKGFKIIGQGLTLGIREAVKVVAQGAMGVASLIISELWVYAKVPVIVGGVLVMLSVCVKLMHLLKCFASCNRRSANQPRWQEEGPPESIRLGPRGRRALRNRAARR; the protein is encoded by the coding sequence ATGGATTCCTGCGGagagtgggaggaggaggagctagatCGGCTCCTCACACGACCTCCTGATAAGACTTGCTGGGAGAATTGGAGAGGAGGTATCTTATGTTGTATCGGCTTATTAATCTGTGTGGTAGCGATATCTTTTATCTCAATGCCTGTTTCACGAGTTGTAACACTCAAGACCACGGCTGTGGTTAAAGGGTGGGTTCACAAGCGACCAGGAACCCTAGACCTGCCTAGAGTGTCGTGCTTGACTCCTCACGAGGAGAACTTTAATGCCACTCAGTGGATGGAATATTGTAAGGCTGTTACACAGGGCTGTCCAATCCCTGATCCAGGCGAGGCCTGTAGCCCCACATCTACCGGCTGGCTGATGTGGTTAGAACAGCTCAATAATGTCACCGGCAGCCATAACTCTACTTATGGGCTGTTAGGATGGGAGGAAGGAAAGCTTAAAGTGTGGGATTTCACAGTTGATGTACAACCTGTGGAATGTATTACTAAAATCTACCATTTTGGGGTACTAACTGTCTGGGGAGAATATATAACTGGTTTTGATAAGGTTTCTGATTGCATGATATTCAGACTCCTTGCGTTCCCGAATGGAACTGCAGCTGGGAATGATAGCTGGGCAATGGAGGGGGGTTCCCTACCCCCCATGTCGCAGCTGATTGCTCCACAAGACGCAGACACGGCTGTGACCCCTCACTTGAGGAGGCAGACGCGTGCTGCTAAAGAGCAGACGAAAGGCCACAGGCTTCCTAGTCCGCAGAGTATTTGGTTGGACAGAACCAAAGCTTTTTCAGCTTACAAAATGATCCCTTTAGGAAAGGGAAAACAACTGTTACCCATGACATTGCATGTAACCCCAAAGGGAGTTAAATTAAACTTCATTCATGCTCCGCATGTGCTGAACAGGAGCTTGATAGATGGAATGACAGAATATTTTATGATCATCCCACGTCTGGCCTGGGACAAAGGAGAGGCGGATAGCGTGTGGAGATGTATTAAGAAATTAACTAGTGACCCAAAATACCCCAGAACATGGTGGAATAATTATATATGGAAGTTAATGTCCTTAGGTGGACATGTACGAGGTCCTTTTCCTGGTATGATTCCGAAAACGAGTCATGATGCATGGCTTGTGAATAGCACATCGAAGAGATGGGCTCTGAATGTGTCATATGAAATGTGGACGGAGGATGTTCATGGCTTAATGGGACATTTTGCCCCGAACGGGTTCGATAAGCCAGGGCGAGTGACAGAGTACGATGTCCTTTTTGGACAATGGTGGGCTACCAATCTGACAGAAGGGGTGTTAGAATGCAGGCCTAAAGAGAGACTCGGCTCTACAATCTTTTGGATGGCTAATTTACTGGCGTTGTTGAACCCAGCTACAGTCCCAACGATTAAAGATGTAAATGTGAAAAAAGGTGTAAATATGACTCCTCCGTTcgtgaggatggagaaacatggcAGTTTAATAGAACTGACTATGGTCCGATCTCAAGGTCCGCATCTAGATGATTTGTACTCCACCCCAGCTTATTCAAAGTTTCGGTTTATGAATATGACATGGGGGCATTATACTGGAGAGCTGCGAGACTTGGAGTATGATTATGCGTATCGCGAACAAGCTTTACGATTCAGGGAAGCACATTGGGTGCGAAATTCTCTGTTAACCAGGTGGTGTAGGTCTGATGCGTGCTTCAGAACTTTGGCCCAGCCCGCTACGAAAATTGCTGTTAGAAATGGGAAAAATGTGTATAATCCTTATGAACTGGGCGGCTTTGTTGACCCTCACGGTTACCCCCACTGGTGGCACTCAAATTGGAGCAGCTACGTCGTCTGGGACTCAGAGAATTTCCCATCATTAGGAGTAGGATGGGGTTACTTTGCCAACTCGAAAGGCCCCAAGGCTTGTTTTTGTCAGGAGGACATAGATGCTGTTGAATACAGGAGCGACTTGGGTATATGGCCCTTTCAAGCATGGATTCCTGTTGGTGGGGGTCGTTGGGAGCAGAACTGTTCTGGTTCCTTTCATTTTCCCAATCGGACAGGCACATGTTGGTTGAGTGAAAGAGCTAGGATGTCTGATTGGGAATTTGTCCAGAAGGGTTTTAAAATTATTGGCCAAGGATTAACCTTAGGTATCAGAGAGGCCGTTAAGGTGGTCGCCCAGGGAGCAATGGGTGTTGCCTCTCTGATAATCTCTGAATTATGGGTTTACGCCAAGGTCCCTGTGATCGTAGGAGGGGTCCTGGTGATGTTATCTGTTTGTGTTAAACTCATGCATCTTTTGAAGTGTTTTGCCAGCTGCAACAGGAGATCTGCTAATCAGCCCCGATGGCAGGAGGAAGGGCCTCCTGAGTCAATTAGATTGGGACCACGTGGACGCCGGGCACTCAGGAACAGAGCTGCACGCAGGTAG